From one Choloepus didactylus isolate mChoDid1 chromosome 24, mChoDid1.pri, whole genome shotgun sequence genomic stretch:
- the LOC119519823 gene encoding olfactory receptor 14C36-like, translated as MVNFPKIPNSTTVTEFLLTRFSDVWELRVLHALLFLLMYLATLTGNLLIVTVTTFDWKLHTPMYFFLRNLSVLDMCYISVTVPKACAIFLLDSRVISMAGCAAQVFLVFLFAYTELLLLTIMALDRYVAICQPLHYTMIMKHRVCVQMTLASVLSGLAYSVLHTGSTFYLSFCQSNMVHQFFCDSPSLLKLSCSDTFSNEILILASAVLVGGGCFAFITMSYICIFSTVLKLPTRGERGKAFSTCVPHILVVTVFLSSGAAVYVKPASNSPTVQDMITSVFYSIIPPFLNPIIYSLRNKQIKEALRRIMTRNLDSGKKDSLKPFPF; from the coding sequence ATGGTAAATTTTCCCAAGATACCCAACTCTACCACAGTGACTGAATTCCTGCTTACAAGATTTTCTGATGTGTGGGAGCTCAGAGTCTTGCACGCCTTGCTCTTCCTACTGATGTACTTGGCAACCCTGACGGGGAATCTTCTCATTGTCACAGTCACCACCTTCGACTGGAaacttcacacccccatgtatttcttccttaggAATCTGTCTGTCCTGGACATGTGCTACATTTCTGTCACTGTACCCAAGGCATGTGCCATCTTCCTGCTTGACAGCAGGGTGATCTCCATGGCTGGATGTGCAGCTCAGGTCTTCCTTGTGTTTCTGTTTGCATATACCGAGTTGCTGTTACTGACCATCATGGCCcttgaccgctatgtggccatctgccaaCCCCTCCACTACACTATGATCATGAAACATCGGGTCTGTGTCCAGATGACTCTGGCCTCAGTGCTCAGCGGTCTGGCCTACTCTGTACTCCACACAGGAAGCACTTTCTACCTGTCCTTCTGTCAGTCCAACATGGTCCATCAGTTCTTCTGTGACAGCCCCTCTCTGTTGAAGCTCTCCTGCTCTGACACCTTCAGCAATGAAATTTTAATTCTTGCCTCTGCAGTGCTGGTTGGTGGTGGCTGCTTTGCTTTCATCACCATGTcttacatttgcatattttctacTGTGCTCAAGCTTCCAACCAGAGGAGAACGAGGgaaggccttctccacctgtgtCCCTCACATCCTCGTGGTGACCGTCTTCCTCAGCTCAGGGGCTGCTGTGTATGTGAAGCCAGCCTCTAACTCTCCCACAGTTCAGGACATGATCACCTCTGTGTTCTATTCTATCATCCCTCCTTTCCTGAATCCTATAATCTATAGTCTTAGAAACAAGCAGATAAAGGAGGCTTTAAGGAGAATTATGACGAGAAATCTTGATTCAGGAAAAAAGGATAGTTTGAAGCCATTCCCATTTTGA